From Lawsonia intracellularis PHE/MN1-00, the proteins below share one genomic window:
- a CDS encoding leucyl aminopeptidase translates to MEVRFQIGVSSWSTDAIIIPFFEDEIFKEAYAELLNVLPWLEVAPALEDVKGKKGEVVVVYGPLSTTIPRVVIVGLGKRKKITPIKLLENLRNTIGKASSYCRELGLKNFSILVRSFERFDYNLERIIEEVICAIGLALYRFVDCKSQEDLKELPEDPQWIGVLFRDTVADETICNAARRGEVHATAVNLARTLDNTPANIMTPIQMSKKSIEIAKKYNMKCEVMDRASIISAGMGAFASVAEGSSQEPQFIILEYAPLGHENDDPLVFVGKGITFDTGGISIKPSAKMEEMKCDMSGAGAILGLFEALGQLKPQVKVIGLLACAENMPDGKATRPGDVVVTLSHKTVEIVNTDAEGRLVLCDAMTYAQKHWTPAVLIDIATLTGACVVALGDDIAGVFCDEIELVNKIRNIGELVGESYWSLPLDDRFFESLKSDFADFKNVGGREGGASTAAVFLKQFVKEDTKWAHLDIAGPSFTSKKKDLCPTGGTGFSVRTLIEFVMDYS, encoded by the coding sequence ATGGAAGTACGTTTTCAGATTGGAGTATCTAGCTGGTCAACAGATGCTATTATTATACCTTTTTTTGAAGATGAAATTTTTAAAGAGGCTTATGCTGAATTACTTAATGTACTTCCATGGTTAGAAGTTGCTCCAGCATTAGAAGATGTAAAAGGGAAAAAAGGAGAGGTGGTAGTGGTATATGGTCCACTTTCAACAACTATCCCAAGAGTTGTTATCGTAGGACTTGGAAAGCGTAAAAAAATTACCCCAATTAAACTTCTTGAGAACTTAAGGAATACTATTGGTAAAGCAAGTAGTTATTGTAGGGAGTTAGGATTAAAGAATTTTTCTATTCTTGTAAGATCATTTGAACGCTTTGATTATAATCTTGAAAGAATAATTGAAGAAGTCATTTGTGCTATTGGACTAGCACTATATAGATTTGTTGACTGTAAATCTCAAGAGGATCTTAAAGAGCTTCCAGAGGACCCACAATGGATTGGGGTACTTTTTCGTGATACTGTTGCTGATGAAACTATTTGTAATGCTGCCAGAAGAGGTGAAGTTCATGCAACTGCCGTTAATTTAGCACGTACTCTTGATAATACTCCTGCTAATATAATGACACCTATCCAGATGTCTAAAAAGTCTATTGAGATTGCTAAAAAATATAATATGAAGTGTGAAGTAATGGATCGAGCAAGTATTATTTCTGCGGGTATGGGTGCTTTTGCATCTGTGGCTGAAGGCTCTTCCCAGGAACCTCAGTTTATTATTTTGGAGTATGCACCATTAGGGCATGAAAATGATGATCCTCTTGTTTTTGTGGGTAAAGGTATAACTTTTGACACAGGTGGTATTTCTATTAAGCCTTCAGCTAAAATGGAAGAAATGAAGTGTGATATGTCTGGTGCTGGTGCTATACTTGGATTATTTGAGGCATTGGGTCAACTTAAACCACAAGTTAAAGTTATAGGGCTACTTGCATGCGCAGAAAACATGCCTGATGGAAAAGCTACTCGTCCTGGCGATGTAGTTGTCACATTAAGCCATAAGACTGTTGAGATTGTTAATACAGATGCTGAAGGAAGATTAGTATTATGTGATGCTATGACATATGCACAAAAACATTGGACTCCAGCTGTTCTTATTGATATTGCAACACTAACAGGTGCATGTGTTGTGGCTCTTGGAGACGATATCGCAGGGGTTTTTTGTGATGAGATAGAGCTTGTAAATAAAATTCGTAATATTGGTGAGTTAGTTGGAGAATCGTATTGGTCTTTACCTCTTGATGATAGATTTTTTGAAAGTCTTAAGAGTGACTTTGCCGATTTTAAAAATGTTGGAGGTAGAGAAGGAGGAGCTTCAACTGCTGCAGTATTTTTAAAGCAATTTGTAAAAGAAGATACAAAGTGGGCACATTTAGATATTGCTGGCCCTAGCTTTACTTCTAAAAAAAAGGATCTATGTCCTACTGGTGGAACAGGTTTTTCTGTTAGAACACTTATTGAATTTGTTATGGACTATAGCTAA
- a CDS encoding sigma-54-dependent transcriptional regulator, producing the protein MSARILIIDDEDSIRFSLKGIFEDEGHEVLERASAEEGLKCVDVESPDLVFLDIWLPGMDGLMALDHIQALHQELPVIMISGHATIETAVTAIRQGAYDFIEKPLSLEKVLITANRAIETVRLRRENKLLRTVLPEESEFIGQSPVILKFKSLLSQVAPTDAWVLLTGENGTGKELAAQALHKGSSRYQKPFIAVNCAAIPEELIESELFGHEKGAFTGADASRAGRFELAHKGTLFLDEIGDMSLKTQAKILRILQEQCFEKIGSVRTIKVDVRVIAATNKNLEDAISDGTFRQDLYYRLRVVPLHLPPLRERDSDIELLLNRFVIQLSKRYRREPPIFLDEVFPVLKQYCWPGNVRELLNFVERMVILYSGKKVCLTDLPQEMHTKRSIDPSKKQFNISQEISSIITSSDIDFKQAKIAFETKFLTEKLHAYQGNITRLAEAIGLERSYLYRKLKSYGIYLSE; encoded by the coding sequence ATGTCAGCACGTATACTTATTATAGATGATGAAGACTCTATTAGATTTTCATTGAAAGGAATTTTTGAAGATGAGGGCCATGAAGTTTTAGAAAGAGCTTCAGCAGAAGAAGGACTTAAGTGTGTTGATGTAGAGTCTCCAGATCTTGTTTTTCTTGATATTTGGCTTCCTGGGATGGATGGTCTTATGGCTTTAGACCATATTCAGGCTCTTCATCAGGAATTACCTGTTATTATGATTTCAGGTCATGCCACAATTGAAACTGCTGTAACAGCTATCCGTCAAGGTGCTTATGATTTTATTGAAAAGCCTCTTTCTTTGGAAAAAGTCCTTATTACAGCTAATAGAGCTATAGAAACAGTAAGATTAAGAAGGGAAAACAAATTACTACGTACTGTATTACCTGAGGAGAGTGAGTTTATAGGACAGTCTCCTGTTATCTTAAAATTTAAAAGTTTATTATCACAGGTCGCTCCAACAGATGCTTGGGTACTACTTACAGGAGAGAATGGTACAGGTAAAGAGTTAGCTGCACAAGCATTGCACAAAGGAAGCTCACGATATCAAAAACCATTTATAGCTGTTAATTGTGCTGCTATCCCTGAAGAATTGATTGAAAGCGAACTATTTGGTCATGAAAAAGGGGCCTTTACTGGTGCCGATGCTTCTCGTGCAGGTCGTTTTGAGTTGGCACATAAAGGAACATTATTTCTTGATGAAATAGGAGATATGAGTTTAAAAACACAAGCAAAAATTTTGCGTATTTTGCAAGAACAATGTTTTGAAAAAATTGGTAGTGTTAGAACTATTAAAGTTGATGTAAGAGTTATTGCAGCAACAAATAAGAATCTTGAAGACGCTATTAGCGATGGAACATTTCGTCAAGATTTGTATTATCGCTTACGAGTTGTTCCATTGCATCTTCCCCCTCTTCGTGAACGTGATTCTGATATTGAGCTATTATTAAATAGGTTTGTGATTCAGTTGAGTAAACGTTATAGACGTGAGCCGCCTATTTTTTTAGATGAGGTCTTCCCTGTATTGAAACAATATTGTTGGCCAGGGAATGTAAGAGAATTACTTAATTTTGTAGAACGAATGGTTATTCTTTATTCAGGGAAGAAAGTATGTTTGACAGATCTACCTCAGGAAATGCATACTAAAAGAAGTATTGATCCTAGTAAAAAGCAATTTAATATTTCTCAAGAAATTTCTTCCATTATAACTTCTTCAGATATAGATTTTAAACAGGCTAAAATAGCTTTTGAAACAAAATTTTTAACTGAAAAATTACATGCTTATCAAGGAAATATTACCCGATTAGCAGAAGCTATTGGACTTGAAAGAAGTTATTTATATAGAAAGCTAAAAAGCTATGGTATTTATCTGTCTGAGTGA
- a CDS encoding autotransporter assembly complex protein TamA, with protein MQKVCYFFLITFFYFFITENYLFATSITTSTINQQHIAYTVTFTSPENPNLATEMETHSELVKLANQSLDSKIGLNLRVKEDISTAQKILDSNGYYSGSVEGKIDWQTNPISIQIQFKPNVQYKINTIHIQYLDSELAYLPLSLEEFNLSKGNPALAVNILSSVSSLMQYIHNNGYPLAKIKKTQYIINRMDYTFDIDLVIRQGPLLHMGKVQPQHNLNISTIFLNKIATWKEGRVWNNALLDSYRTRLQQTGLFSSITLNPRNQKEQNGNTSIELVATEAPPRTISGGLQYSSDQGIGARGTWEHRNVFGNGELFRITAPISRDDQKIMANFQKPAFGRPNQSLISEAQLKKENTKSYKQQLASIALGIERQFNRRWFGSSSLSVDTGFMDDRDSIKKIFTLFGIPLSITRDSSKDPLNPIQGTKATLNVTPYIGKYKKKILTLRSRFDFSFYIDVLKTGKLILANKIAIGSLLGKDIENYPAILRFYAGGGGSVRGYDYQSLGPKNKYGDAIGGLSFSTISFELRLKITESIGIVPFIDGGNIYEKKFPDFKKSIYWGVGLGLRYYTSFAPIRLDIATPLQDRSHNKHFQLYISIGQAF; from the coding sequence ATGCAAAAAGTATGTTATTTTTTTCTTATAACCTTTTTCTACTTTTTCATAACAGAAAATTATCTCTTTGCTACATCAATTACCACTTCCACAATTAACCAACAACATATAGCATATACAGTTACTTTTACCTCTCCAGAAAATCCTAATCTTGCAACAGAGATGGAAACACATAGTGAATTAGTAAAGCTTGCAAATCAATCTTTAGATAGTAAAATAGGTTTAAATTTACGTGTTAAAGAAGATATAAGTACAGCACAAAAAATTCTTGACTCGAATGGTTATTATAGTGGAAGTGTCGAGGGAAAGATTGACTGGCAGACGAACCCTATTAGTATCCAAATCCAATTTAAACCAAATGTACAATATAAAATAAATACAATACATATCCAATACCTTGATAGTGAACTTGCATATCTCCCTCTTTCCTTAGAAGAATTCAATCTCTCTAAAGGTAATCCTGCTCTTGCTGTTAATATCCTATCCTCTGTAAGTAGCCTCATGCAATATATACATAATAATGGATATCCATTAGCCAAAATAAAAAAAACTCAATACATAATTAATCGGATGGATTATACATTTGATATTGATTTAGTAATAAGACAAGGACCGTTACTCCATATGGGTAAAGTACAACCTCAACATAATCTCAATATTTCAACAATATTCCTAAATAAAATTGCTACATGGAAGGAAGGAAGGGTATGGAACAATGCACTCCTTGATTCTTATCGAACACGGCTTCAACAAACAGGCCTTTTCAGTTCTATAACTCTCAATCCAAGGAATCAAAAAGAACAAAATGGTAACACCTCTATAGAACTTGTTGCAACAGAAGCCCCTCCAAGGACTATTAGTGGTGGCTTACAATACTCTTCTGATCAAGGTATTGGTGCACGTGGGACTTGGGAACATCGAAATGTTTTTGGTAATGGAGAACTTTTTCGTATAACAGCACCAATAAGTCGAGATGATCAAAAAATTATGGCAAACTTCCAAAAACCAGCCTTTGGCCGTCCAAATCAATCATTAATTAGTGAAGCACAACTTAAAAAAGAAAATACAAAAAGTTACAAACAACAACTTGCATCTATTGCTTTAGGAATTGAACGACAATTTAATAGACGTTGGTTTGGTAGTAGCAGTCTTTCAGTTGATACAGGATTTATGGATGATCGAGATTCTATAAAAAAAATATTTACTCTTTTTGGCATCCCCTTATCAATAACAAGGGATAGTTCTAAAGATCCTCTTAATCCTATCCAAGGAACAAAAGCTACCTTAAATGTTACTCCTTATATTGGTAAATATAAAAAAAAGATTTTGACTTTACGTAGTCGGTTTGATTTTAGCTTTTACATAGACGTTCTTAAAACAGGGAAACTTATCTTGGCTAACAAAATAGCAATAGGTTCCCTCCTAGGGAAAGATATAGAAAACTATCCTGCAATACTAAGGTTTTATGCTGGGGGTGGTGGTAGTGTAAGAGGGTATGACTATCAATCATTGGGACCAAAAAATAAATATGGGGATGCTATTGGAGGACTTTCTTTTTCAACTATTAGTTTTGAGTTACGATTAAAAATAACAGAATCCATTGGCATTGTGCCATTTATTGATGGAGGAAATATTTACGAAAAAAAATTTCCTGACTTTAAAAAATCAATATATTGGGGGGTAGGCCTTGGGCTACGATATTATACAAGTTTTGCCCCCATACGTTTAGATATAGCAACTCCACTTCAAGATAGAAGCCATAATAAACACTTTCAACTTTATATTAGTATTGGGCAAGCATTCTAA
- a CDS encoding D-alanine--D-alanine ligase, whose protein sequence is MNILLLAGGWSSEREVSLQSAELITSAMIEYGHTVTCLDPLYDFDKIVEVAEKQDVAFILLHGSPGEDGILQALLERVGCPYQGASPAGSLLALHKAAAKALFRREGLLTPKSVFLPLKPEVTWEPGLNYPIFVKSNIGGSSVNVHLVTNYEELFIAMEALFNAGEEVLLEEAIIGQEVTCGVIDDQALPPILIRSQGKFFDYYNKYAKNGAEEICPAPLEPHVLKHIQEYALRAHNTLNLQGCSRADFILRDDELLFLLEVNTIPGMSATSLVPREAAAMGLTFPELVEKLIQLAIRDHRK, encoded by the coding sequence ATGAATATACTCTTATTGGCAGGAGGTTGGTCTTCCGAGCGTGAAGTATCCCTTCAGAGTGCAGAATTGATAACTTCTGCTATGATAGAATATGGACATACAGTTACTTGTCTTGATCCACTATATGATTTTGATAAAATTGTAGAAGTGGCTGAAAAGCAAGATGTTGCATTTATTTTACTACATGGTTCACCAGGAGAAGATGGAATATTACAAGCTTTATTAGAAAGAGTGGGCTGTCCCTACCAAGGGGCAAGTCCAGCAGGTTCACTGCTTGCACTACATAAAGCTGCAGCTAAAGCTCTTTTCCGTAGAGAAGGGCTTCTTACACCCAAAAGTGTCTTTCTGCCTTTAAAGCCAGAAGTAACTTGGGAACCTGGGTTAAATTATCCAATTTTTGTTAAATCTAATATTGGTGGCTCAAGTGTAAATGTACATCTGGTAACTAATTATGAAGAGCTATTTATTGCTATGGAAGCATTGTTTAATGCAGGTGAGGAAGTCTTATTAGAAGAAGCTATTATAGGACAAGAGGTAACTTGTGGTGTTATTGATGATCAAGCATTACCTCCTATTTTAATACGTAGTCAGGGTAAATTTTTTGATTATTATAATAAGTATGCTAAGAATGGTGCAGAGGAAATTTGTCCTGCGCCTCTTGAGCCTCATGTATTAAAACATATCCAAGAGTATGCCCTTAGAGCTCATAATACATTAAATTTACAGGGATGTAGTCGGGCAGACTTTATTCTTAGAGACGATGAGTTGTTATTTCTTTTGGAAGTTAATACAATCCCAGGAATGTCTGCTACAAGTCTTGTCCCAAGAGAGGCAGCAGCTATGGGGCTCACTTTCCCAGAGTTAGTTGAAAAGTTGATTCAGCTTGCAATCAGAGATCATAGGAAATAA
- the dnaJ gene encoding molecular chaperone DnaJ, whose protein sequence is MVHRDYYEVLGVSRNASQEEIKKAYRKLALQNHPDHNPNNPEAEQRFKEAAEVYEVLRDPEQRARYDQFGAAGLGGSFSGFSSAEDIFSHFGDIFGDFFGFSMGGSRRKNTPRATAGSDLLYKLTVSFEQAVKGSDISITIPKDVSCEDCGGSGAAPGTLPETCKECNGSGQVRNSQGFFQFIIPCPVCHGEGSTIPHLCPRCKGKGVTQQSKELTVHIPAGIASGTRLRLRGEGEPGTHGGPSGDLHIAVTVEDSKIYQRQGQDLFYYCDISFPQASLGCTLSIPGLDDETLELKVPKGTQSGSVLRIPNKGLPYVGQKRHGDLLVKISVVTPTKLTERQQELLMEFQAITEGRPIEKVKKVARKLGQAIGMK, encoded by the coding sequence ATGGTTCATCGTGATTATTATGAAGTACTAGGTGTCTCTCGTAATGCTTCTCAAGAAGAGATTAAAAAAGCCTATAGAAAATTAGCCCTACAAAATCATCCAGATCATAATCCAAACAATCCAGAAGCAGAGCAACGCTTTAAGGAGGCTGCAGAAGTTTATGAAGTGCTGCGTGATCCTGAACAGCGTGCAAGATATGATCAGTTTGGAGCTGCAGGCTTAGGTGGAAGCTTTAGTGGCTTTTCTTCTGCAGAGGATATTTTTTCTCATTTTGGTGATATATTTGGTGATTTTTTTGGTTTTTCGATGGGTGGAAGCCGTAGAAAAAATACACCTAGAGCAACAGCAGGTTCTGATTTATTGTATAAACTTACAGTGTCTTTTGAGCAAGCTGTAAAAGGTTCTGACATTTCTATAACTATCCCAAAAGATGTTTCTTGTGAGGATTGTGGAGGTTCAGGTGCTGCACCAGGAACTTTACCAGAAACTTGTAAGGAATGTAATGGTTCTGGGCAGGTCCGTAATTCTCAAGGATTTTTTCAGTTTATTATTCCTTGTCCAGTTTGTCATGGTGAAGGATCTACCATCCCCCATTTGTGTCCTCGATGTAAAGGGAAAGGGGTTACACAACAGTCTAAAGAACTAACTGTACATATCCCTGCAGGGATAGCTAGTGGAACACGTTTGAGGTTACGTGGAGAGGGAGAGCCTGGTACACATGGTGGACCATCTGGAGATTTACATATTGCAGTTACTGTCGAAGATAGCAAAATTTATCAACGGCAAGGACAAGATCTTTTTTACTATTGTGATATTTCTTTTCCACAGGCCTCACTAGGTTGTACATTAAGTATTCCTGGTCTAGATGATGAAACATTAGAATTAAAAGTGCCTAAAGGAACTCAGAGTGGTTCTGTGTTACGCATTCCAAATAAGGGACTCCCTTATGTGGGGCAGAAACGTCATGGTGATTTACTTGTAAAGATATCTGTTGTTACTCCAACAAAGTTAACAGAGAGACAACAAGAACTTTTAATGGAATTTCAGGCAATTACAGAAGGTCGTCCAATAGAAAAAGTGAAAAAAGTTGCAAGGAAACTTGGTCAAGCCATAGGTATGAAATAG
- the rpoZ gene encoding DNA-directed RNA polymerase subunit omega, producing MARITVEDCQKRVGNRFLLVQMTIKRVHQYREGYESLVPSRNKEIVTALREIASGKIFPEDMSYYSPID from the coding sequence ATGGCACGTATTACAGTGGAAGATTGCCAGAAACGTGTTGGGAATAGATTTTTGCTTGTTCAGATGACAATAAAACGTGTACATCAATATCGTGAAGGCTATGAATCATTAGTTCCCTCTCGTAATAAAGAAATTGTAACAGCATTGCGTGAAATTGCTTCTGGTAAAATTTTCCCTGAAGATATGAGTTATTATAGCCCTATTGATTAA
- a CDS encoding phage regulatory CII family protein — MPNDLISAVHDLVLESPLGAKAIAQAVGKPYSTLLREVNPYDTGAKLGAETLLHIMKTTGNVSPLEKMALEMGYRLEPHSSSSSTGGSFSI; from the coding sequence ATGCCTAACGATCTTATTAGTGCAGTTCATGATCTTGTATTAGAAAGTCCTCTTGGAGCAAAAGCAATTGCACAAGCAGTTGGTAAGCCTTATTCAACCTTATTACGTGAAGTAAATCCTTATGACACAGGAGCAAAATTAGGAGCAGAGACTTTATTACATATTATGAAGACAACAGGGAATGTGTCACCTTTAGAAAAGATGGCTTTAGAAATGGGATATCGTCTTGAACCTCATAGTTCATCATCTTCAACAGGTGGAAGTTTTTCTATATAA
- a CDS encoding GNAT family N-acetyltransferase → MKIRQYKSIDLEQITRLFYETVHAVNIKDYTEQQLNVWATGNINFKKWDTSFLKHLTYAAIEKDLIIGFGDIDETGYLDRLFVHKDFQGRGVATALCNRLENEVGTKCIIVYASITAKSFFENWGYKIIRLQEVEKQGVFFKNYIMRKEL, encoded by the coding sequence ATGAAAATCAGACAATATAAATCTATTGATTTAGAACAAATAACACGATTGTTTTATGAAACAGTCCATGCTGTGAATATAAAAGATTATACTGAGCAACAATTAAATGTATGGGCAACAGGGAATATTAATTTTAAGAAATGGGATACTTCATTTCTGAAACATCTTACTTATGCTGCAATTGAAAAAGATTTGATTATAGGTTTTGGAGACATTGATGAAACAGGATATTTAGACAGATTATTTGTTCATAAAGATTTTCAAGGTAGAGGTGTAGCAACAGCACTATGCAATCGGCTGGAAAACGAAGTTGGAACAAAATGTATCATTGTTTATGCTTCAATTACGGCTAAGTCCTTCTTTGAAAATTGGGGATATAAGATAATTAGACTTCAAGAAGTTGAAAAGCAAGGGGTTTTTTTCAAAAATTACATAATGAGAAAAGAATTATAA
- a CDS encoding HDIG domain-containing metalloprotein, protein MINSNVIPTLYYDIDSNFVPSDKDCITLWDKYGVFDNIRQHSVVVANFAEALAKQAVKVGYTNYIKSCRAGGLLHDIAKSYTVHYGGSHAQLGASWVISSTGNYRLGQVVLNHVEWKWSLPKCLIHPLFIVMYSDKRVQHNIPVSLENRYTDLILRYGKTEDSRKAIYRSWEHLKNIERVLSTQLELPLYEYTLIGRRLVFRA, encoded by the coding sequence ATGATAAACTCTAATGTCATACCTACGCTTTACTATGATATAGACTCAAATTTTGTTCCAAGTGATAAAGACTGTATAACATTATGGGATAAATATGGTGTATTTGATAATATCAGACAACATAGTGTAGTAGTTGCAAATTTTGCAGAAGCATTAGCCAAGCAAGCTGTAAAGGTTGGCTATACAAACTATATAAAAAGTTGTAGAGCTGGAGGGCTTCTTCATGATATTGCAAAAAGTTATACAGTGCACTATGGAGGTAGTCATGCTCAGCTAGGAGCTTCATGGGTAATATCTTCTACAGGAAACTATAGGCTTGGCCAAGTTGTTTTAAATCATGTAGAGTGGAAATGGAGCTTACCAAAATGTTTAATACATCCATTATTTATTGTTATGTATTCAGATAAGAGAGTGCAACATAATATTCCTGTATCTCTTGAAAATCGTTACACAGACTTAATACTTCGTTATGGTAAAACAGAAGATTCCCGTAAAGCTATTTATAGAAGTTGGGAACATCTTAAAAATATAGAACGCGTTCTTTCAACGCAGTTGGAGTTACCTCTATATGAATATACTCTTATTGGCAGGAGGTTGGTCTTCCGAGCGTGA